One part of the Gemmatimonadota bacterium genome encodes these proteins:
- the argH gene encoding argininosuccinate lyase has translation MSALWGGRFSGDLDPAFDAFNRSLPFDRRLIDADIEGSVAWAGALGDAGVLTRKEVRALQKALKELGRDLAADPSPLERSAAEDVHSFVEAALGERVGDLARKLHTGRSRNDQVATDLRLWVRDRSVALDRSIAGVMRALAELAERTADLALPGYTHLQRAQPITAGHHALAYVEMLSRDRSRLTDARRRLDACPLGSGALAGTAWPVDRSALATALGFAGPTRNSLDAVSDRDFVVELVFVCALLMTHLSRLAEDWIFFASYEARFLQLGDAVSTGSSLMPQKKNPDALELIRGKTGRVAGHLQGLLMTLKGLPLAYDKDLQEDKEALFDALDHTDACVRVMEIVVRSVDYDAERCRAAAEGGFLNATDLADLLVRRGMPFRDAHDVVGRAVRTAIEHGCELEDLPRDVLDALAPGLGDLQRELALPAVLARRDVLGGTAPKRVRAEARRWLRSLEQDAPKQRRGQKAPRRRQ, from the coding sequence GTGAGCGCATTGTGGGGCGGACGGTTCTCGGGCGATCTGGATCCGGCGTTCGACGCGTTCAACCGCAGCCTTCCGTTCGATCGCCGCCTGATCGATGCGGACATCGAAGGCAGCGTCGCGTGGGCCGGCGCACTGGGGGATGCCGGTGTGCTCACCCGCAAGGAGGTGCGCGCGCTGCAGAAGGCGCTCAAGGAGCTCGGGCGCGACCTGGCGGCCGATCCCAGCCCCCTGGAGCGCTCCGCCGCCGAGGACGTGCACAGCTTCGTGGAGGCGGCGCTCGGCGAGCGCGTCGGCGACCTGGCGCGCAAGCTGCACACGGGCCGCTCCCGCAACGACCAGGTGGCCACGGACCTCCGTCTGTGGGTCCGGGACCGCAGCGTTGCGCTCGATCGTTCCATCGCGGGCGTGATGCGCGCGCTGGCCGAGCTGGCCGAGCGCACCGCCGACCTGGCCCTCCCGGGCTATACGCACCTGCAGCGCGCCCAGCCGATCACCGCGGGTCACCATGCCCTGGCCTACGTCGAGATGCTGTCCCGCGACCGGAGCCGCCTGACCGACGCCCGTCGCCGCCTGGACGCCTGTCCGCTCGGGTCGGGCGCCCTGGCCGGGACGGCCTGGCCGGTGGATCGGAGCGCCCTGGCCACCGCGCTCGGGTTCGCCGGCCCCACACGCAACAGCCTCGACGCCGTGAGCGACCGGGACTTCGTGGTGGAGCTGGTGTTCGTCTGCGCGCTCCTGATGACGCACCTTTCCCGGCTGGCCGAAGACTGGATCTTCTTCGCCTCATACGAAGCGCGCTTCCTGCAGCTCGGTGACGCGGTCTCCACGGGCTCCAGCCTGATGCCGCAGAAGAAGAACCCCGACGCGCTCGAGCTCATCCGCGGCAAGACGGGCCGGGTGGCCGGGCACCTGCAGGGCCTGCTGATGACGCTCAAGGGCCTTCCGCTCGCGTACGACAAGGACCTGCAGGAGGACAAGGAAGCGCTCTTCGACGCGCTCGACCACACGGACGCCTGTGTGCGCGTGATGGAGATCGTCGTGCGCTCCGTCGACTACGACGCGGAGCGCTGCCGCGCCGCGGCGGAGGGTGGATTCCTCAACGCGACCGACCTGGCGGACCTGCTGGTGCGCCGCGGCATGCCGTTTCGCGATGCGCACGACGTCGTGGGACGCGCGGTCCGGACCGCCATCGAGCACGGCTGCGAGCTGGAGGACTTGCCCCGCGACGTGCTGGACGCCCTGGCACCCGGCCTCGGGGACCTACAGCGTGAGCTGGCCCTTCCGGCGGTGCTGGCGCGGCGCGACGTCCTGGGGGGCACGGCGCCCAAACGGGTCCGCGCCGAGGCTCGCCGCTGGCTGCGGTCGCTGGAGCAGGACGCGCCGAAGCAACGTCGGGGCCAGAAGGCTCCGCGGCGGCGCCAGTAG
- a CDS encoding argininosuccinate synthase produces MKERVALAYSGGLDTSIIIPWLKENYDLEVHCVAGDVGQGEGELDGLEEKALASGAASCKVVDLRREFVADYVWPCVRALTVYEGRYLLGTSMARPILAKAQVDYAREVDAAYVAHGCTGRGNDQVRFELGYQTLAPDLKVIAPWREWDIRSRTQALDYAAARNIPVTASREKIYSRDRNLWHISHEGGALEDPGNAPPDDVWMLTAHPWEAPDRPEELTVTFEQGVPTAVDGTPFAPEALVAHLNQRAGAHGVGRVDICENRLVGMKSRGVYETPGGTVIFEAARTLRSITLDKDTARLAEHLMPEYADLVYTGRWFVPERRALDALFASVCEPVSGDVRVRLYKGTATALAATSPNSLFREDLSTFEDSDTYQHADAGGFIRLYGLPAKVAAERDRSTS; encoded by the coding sequence ATGAAGGAGCGCGTCGCCCTCGCCTACTCCGGCGGCCTCGACACGTCGATCATCATCCCCTGGCTCAAGGAGAACTACGACCTCGAGGTCCATTGCGTGGCCGGGGACGTGGGCCAGGGAGAGGGCGAGCTCGACGGGCTCGAGGAGAAGGCGCTCGCATCGGGAGCAGCCTCGTGCAAGGTGGTGGATCTGCGCCGCGAGTTCGTGGCCGACTACGTGTGGCCGTGCGTGCGGGCGCTCACCGTCTACGAGGGCCGCTACCTGCTGGGCACCTCGATGGCCCGCCCCATCCTCGCCAAGGCGCAGGTGGACTACGCGCGCGAGGTGGACGCCGCCTATGTGGCCCACGGCTGCACGGGCCGCGGCAACGACCAGGTGCGCTTCGAGCTGGGCTACCAGACGCTGGCGCCCGACCTGAAGGTCATCGCGCCCTGGCGCGAGTGGGACATCCGCTCCCGCACGCAGGCGCTCGACTACGCCGCGGCGCGCAACATCCCGGTGACGGCCTCGCGCGAGAAGATCTACTCGCGCGACCGCAACCTCTGGCACATCAGCCACGAGGGCGGTGCGCTCGAGGACCCGGGCAACGCCCCGCCCGACGACGTGTGGATGCTGACGGCCCACCCGTGGGAGGCCCCGGACCGGCCGGAGGAGCTCACCGTTACGTTCGAGCAGGGCGTCCCGACCGCGGTGGACGGCACGCCGTTCGCGCCCGAGGCCCTGGTAGCCCACCTCAACCAGCGCGCCGGTGCCCACGGCGTGGGACGCGTGGACATCTGTGAGAACCGGCTGGTGGGCATGAAGTCCCGCGGGGTCTACGAGACCCCGGGCGGCACGGTGATCTTCGAGGCCGCGCGCACGTTGCGCTCGATCACGCTGGACAAGGACACCGCGCGCCTGGCGGAGCACCTCATGCCGGAGTACGCCGACCTGGTCTACACCGGCCGCTGGTTCGTGCCGGAGCGGCGGGCGCTGGACGCCCTGTTCGCCTCCGTGTGCGAGCCCGTCTCCGGGGACGTGCGCGTGCGGCTGTACAAGGGCACGGCCACGGCGCTGGCCGCCACCAGCCCCAACTCCCTGTTCCGCGAGGATCTCTCCACGTTCGAGGACAGCGACACGTACCAGCACGCGGACGCGGGCGGTTTCATCCGCCTGTACGGTCTTCCGGCCAAGGTCGCGGCCGAACGGGACCGGAGCACGTCGTGA
- a CDS encoding M24 family metallopeptidase yields MRPSRRSLSLPLLATLVLPLLAASLPHDASAQEARRRWERMAQIRRDKFDLILPEAMRENGIDMWITVVKEGLPDPLVEDLGGGYVGSVGYYIFTDRGGDRIERVAAGVDGYRVEESGAYDQVLSSVDLRAFVAERAPRRIGVNMSRQIGAADGLSYTSHQALVETLGEPWASRLVSAEKLISDFRSRRVASEIAAFAEAGEISREIAERAFSNEVITPGVTALEDVAWWMMEQLRVRGLGTSFDFPSVYVTGPNGIEATSNERIIQRGDLLMIDWGVGFLNFHTDMKRIAYVLREGETTAPPGLVNAFDRGVEAREVIKRTIRAGRTAQANSDALVEALRDAGFRPMEEFNRPYDTPTTDIMFGNHSVGNLGHGIGPSIAFFNPLRLTYEVRPGNLFSIELFAYTAVPEWGGAKARIPLEDDAVVTERGVEWLYPINPRIRLIR; encoded by the coding sequence ATGCGCCCGTCCCGCCGTTCGCTGTCCCTCCCGCTCCTGGCCACCCTCGTGCTGCCCCTCCTCGCGGCGTCGCTGCCGCACGACGCGTCGGCCCAGGAGGCCCGCCGCCGCTGGGAGCGCATGGCGCAGATCCGCCGGGACAAGTTCGACCTGATCCTGCCCGAGGCCATGCGCGAGAACGGCATCGACATGTGGATCACGGTCGTGAAGGAGGGGCTGCCCGACCCGCTGGTCGAGGATCTGGGCGGCGGATACGTGGGATCCGTGGGCTACTACATCTTCACGGACCGGGGGGGCGACCGGATCGAGCGCGTGGCGGCAGGTGTGGACGGCTACCGCGTGGAGGAGAGCGGTGCCTACGATCAGGTGCTGTCGTCCGTCGACCTGCGTGCCTTCGTGGCCGAGCGCGCCCCGCGCCGCATCGGCGTGAACATGTCCCGCCAGATCGGCGCGGCCGATGGCCTCTCGTATACCAGCCACCAGGCGTTGGTGGAGACGCTGGGCGAGCCGTGGGCGTCACGGCTGGTCTCCGCCGAGAAGCTGATCTCCGATTTCCGCTCCCGCCGCGTCGCCTCCGAGATCGCCGCGTTCGCCGAGGCCGGGGAGATCTCGCGCGAGATCGCCGAGCGCGCCTTCTCCAACGAGGTGATCACGCCCGGCGTGACCGCCCTGGAGGACGTGGCCTGGTGGATGATGGAGCAGCTGCGCGTGCGGGGGCTGGGGACGTCCTTCGACTTCCCGTCCGTCTACGTGACGGGACCGAACGGCATCGAGGCCACCTCCAACGAGCGCATCATCCAGCGCGGTGACCTGCTGATGATCGACTGGGGCGTGGGCTTCCTGAACTTCCACACCGACATGAAGCGCATCGCGTACGTGCTGCGCGAGGGCGAGACGACGGCTCCCCCTGGCCTCGTGAACGCGTTCGACCGGGGCGTGGAGGCGCGCGAGGTGATCAAGCGCACCATCCGCGCGGGTCGGACGGCCCAGGCCAACTCGGACGCGCTCGTGGAGGCGCTGCGCGACGCCGGCTTCCGGCCCATGGAGGAGTTCAATCGACCCTACGACACGCCCACCACCGACATCATGTTCGGCAACCACTCGGTGGGGAACCTGGGCCACGGCATCGGCCCGTCCATCGCCTTCTTCAATCCGCTGCGCCTGACGTACGAGGTCCGGCCGGGCAACCTGTTCTCCATCGAGCTGTTCGCGTACACCGCCGTCCCCGAGTGGGGCGGCGCCAAGGCGCGCATCCCGCTCGAGGACGACGCCGTGGTCACGGAGCGCGGGGTGGAATGGCTGTACCCGATCAACCCACGGATCCGGCTGATCCGGTAG
- a CDS encoding M20 family peptidase — protein sequence MKKVLAVLVAVPALLVGVALVRALTLRPDPPPTVEAVEIPVDERAVAERLARALTYPTVSPLPPAEPDSAAFRAFHAFLEETFPRVHGTLARETIGGLGLLYRWEGTSEAAPVVLMGHQDVVPVLAGTESDWEHPPFGGVIADGWVWGRGALDDKATVLGILEAVEALLAEGWAPPRTLWLAFGHDEEIGGHNGARAIAELLAARGEAPALVLDEGGTVLPGFPGVDPPVALVGISEKGYLSLELTAQGLGGHSSSPPPQTAIGIVAAAVTRLEADPFPLALDGTGALLFERLAPHMGLGGRLLLGNRWLFGPVLAPLLGRSGEVSALLRTTTAATVFQSGEKDNVLPIEARAVVNFRIRPGETVESVTARVRDVIDDDRVRVRPLESARDPSPVSDPDSEAFALLARTIHEVIGTDVVVTPYVVPGGTDAWYYGARSANVFRFLPIRFEMEDLARMHGTGERIAVAEYAQAVRFFRRLIQNTEHLPWT from the coding sequence ATGAAGAAGGTCCTGGCCGTCCTGGTCGCGGTGCCGGCCCTCCTGGTGGGCGTCGCGCTCGTGCGCGCGCTGACGCTGCGTCCGGATCCGCCGCCCACGGTGGAGGCGGTGGAGATCCCTGTGGACGAGCGGGCCGTGGCGGAGCGGCTGGCCCGCGCGCTCACGTATCCCACCGTGTCGCCGCTGCCGCCCGCCGAGCCGGACTCGGCCGCCTTCCGCGCCTTCCACGCCTTCCTGGAGGAGACCTTCCCCCGTGTGCACGGCACCCTGGCCCGCGAGACCATCGGCGGGCTGGGCCTGCTCTACCGTTGGGAGGGCACGTCCGAGGCCGCCCCCGTGGTGCTGATGGGCCATCAGGACGTGGTGCCCGTGCTGGCCGGGACCGAGTCCGACTGGGAGCACCCGCCCTTCGGGGGCGTCATCGCGGACGGATGGGTGTGGGGTCGGGGCGCGCTGGACGACAAGGCCACGGTGCTGGGCATCCTGGAGGCGGTCGAGGCGCTCCTGGCCGAGGGGTGGGCCCCGCCGCGCACGCTGTGGCTGGCCTTCGGCCACGACGAAGAGATCGGCGGGCACAACGGCGCGCGGGCCATCGCGGAGCTGCTGGCCGCCCGGGGCGAGGCGCCCGCGCTGGTGCTGGACGAGGGCGGCACGGTGCTGCCCGGCTTTCCGGGCGTCGACCCGCCCGTGGCGCTGGTCGGCATCTCGGAGAAGGGCTACCTGAGCCTCGAGCTGACCGCCCAGGGTCTCGGGGGCCATTCCTCCAGCCCGCCCCCGCAGACCGCCATCGGCATCGTCGCCGCGGCCGTGACCCGCCTGGAGGCGGACCCGTTCCCGCTGGCGCTGGATGGGACCGGCGCCCTGCTCTTCGAGCGTCTCGCGCCCCACATGGGCCTCGGCGGGCGGCTGCTCCTGGGGAACCGCTGGCTCTTCGGACCCGTCCTGGCCCCGCTGCTGGGCCGCTCCGGCGAGGTGTCGGCCCTGCTCCGCACCACCACCGCCGCGACGGTCTTCCAGTCCGGGGAGAAGGACAACGTCCTGCCGATCGAGGCCCGGGCCGTCGTCAACTTCCGGATCCGGCCGGGCGAGACGGTCGAGAGCGTCACGGCCCGCGTGCGCGACGTCATCGACGACGACCGCGTCAGGGTCCGTCCGCTGGAGAGCGCGCGGGACCCCTCGCCGGTGTCCGATCCCGACTCGGAAGCCTTCGCGCTGCTGGCGCGCACCATCCACGAGGTCATCGGCACCGACGTGGTGGTCACGCCCTACGTGGTGCCCGGGGGAACCGACGCCTGGTACTACGGGGCCCGTTCCGCGAACGTGTTCCGGTTCCTGCCGATCCGGTTCGAGATGGAGGACCTGGCGCGCATGCACGGAACCGGGGAGCGCATCGCCGTCGCGGAGTACGCGCAGGCGGTCCGCTTCTTCCGACGACTGATCCAGAACACGGAGCACCTCCCTTGGACCTGA
- a CDS encoding cyclase family protein — MISTRVPATLLLLLPLACSPAPAPSAPGAAAVFAGASGRWVDLTHPFSEDAIYWPTARAFELDTVSFGDTPGGWFYSAFDFRAAEHGGTHLDAPIHFAEGRQAADEIPLDRLIGAAAVVDISARADADAQVEVADLEAWEAEHGPLPPRVILLLRTGWSSRYDDRVAYLGTDVTGPEAVPLLHFPGLHPDAARWLVEQRDVAAVGIDTPSIDYGQSQGFESHRILYDADIPGFENVAGLEQLPAQGAFVVALPMKIAGGSGGPLRIVAFVPQRT, encoded by the coding sequence ATGATCTCCACGCGCGTGCCTGCGACCCTGCTGCTCCTCCTGCCGCTCGCCTGCAGCCCCGCGCCCGCGCCGAGCGCGCCCGGCGCCGCAGCCGTCTTCGCGGGCGCGAGCGGCCGCTGGGTGGACCTGACCCATCCCTTCTCCGAGGACGCGATCTACTGGCCCACCGCCCGGGCCTTCGAGTTGGACACGGTGTCGTTCGGCGACACGCCGGGCGGCTGGTTCTACTCCGCGTTCGACTTCCGCGCAGCGGAGCACGGGGGAACGCACCTGGACGCCCCCATCCACTTCGCCGAGGGACGGCAGGCCGCCGACGAGATCCCCTTGGACCGCCTCATCGGAGCGGCCGCGGTCGTGGACATCTCCGCGCGCGCGGACGCCGACGCCCAGGTCGAGGTGGCCGACCTGGAGGCCTGGGAGGCGGAGCACGGACCGCTCCCGCCGCGCGTGATCCTGCTGCTGCGGACGGGCTGGAGCAGCCGCTACGACGACCGGGTCGCCTACCTGGGCACCGACGTGACCGGGCCGGAGGCCGTGCCCCTCCTCCACTTCCCGGGGCTGCACCCCGACGCTGCGCGTTGGCTGGTGGAGCAACGGGACGTCGCAGCGGTGGGCATCGACACCCCCAGCATCGATTACGGGCAGTCGCAGGGGTTCGAGAGCCACCGGATCCTGTACGACGCCGACATCCCGGGCTTCGAGAACGTGGCGGGGCTGGAGCAGCTGCCGGCACAGGGCGCCTTCGTGGTGGCGCTCCCGATGAAGATCGCGGGCGGCAGCGGCGGTCCGTTGCGCATCGTGGCCTTCGTGCCGCAGCGTACCTGA
- a CDS encoding DUF5916 domain-containing protein: MRTRTSLLPLLVVVLAPASLTAQAGGPSAAATDRPSMPATRVEGSIRVDGILDEAVWAEAPSFRGFIQKEPVEGAPALNDSEVWIVYDDEAVYVGARLYDSAPSSIARNMIRRDSEYNGQFDYFEVMFDPNLDRRTGYRFRVSAANVQTDRYLFDDGGEDQAWDAVWSSGVTIAPDGWHVEMRIPLSQMRYEQRDGVQTWGINFGRRRAADNELTRFALESKLQPGRVSQFGLLEGIRVASAPRRVELRPYVLTRARHQPTVDGNPFVDPSAFGGQVGVDLRYGLGSQFTLDATLNPDFGQVEVDPAVINLTAFEVFFEERRPFFVEDARIFDFDLSGGGNRVFYSRRIGRAPQGSAPPGADFVDVPESATILAAAKLTGRTQRGLSIGAMAALTGRETGQAFFTDTRSTERFVAEPRGVEGVVRVSQDLNGGLSRVGGLFTALQRDLPGDGSLDDLPTQAFGGGVDFEHNWSERTWALWGFAAGSHVRGDSLALLRVQRSSNHYLQRPDLDWSTLDADRTSLTGAEWRLQFEKRRGRWTGALWGAQVTSGFEVNDLGFSRSRERLDGGARVSLQDVIPGAWFRNWSVTASTFHNWSHEALRHPLEWGSWRGAHTAGSFSLSGNVTLNNFWTVNASSRYNPENMSRVATRGGPRMREPALWGGSLGIRTDNRRAVTLAPRIDVSKGLEDSMEALAVSASLSLQPSSQLQIELEPAFERSRQAAQYVLTTAVLPWAPTYGNRYLFADLDQRTVSMETRLNWTFTPQLTLQLFAQPLLSAADYVRYKQLAASETFAFDAFAEGTARVGTTGTLCEGGRTCEDADHRRYVDLDGDGRSDLDFRDRDFNLRSLRANAVLRWEYRPGSTLFFVWQRSQTELVDTGDFDFGRDVRALGRAAADDTFIVKMNLWLSL, from the coding sequence TTGCGTACGCGTACCTCCCTGCTCCCGCTCCTCGTCGTGGTCCTGGCCCCCGCCTCCCTCACCGCACAGGCGGGAGGACCGTCCGCGGCGGCGACGGATCGGCCCTCCATGCCCGCCACCCGGGTGGAGGGCTCCATCCGGGTGGACGGCATCCTGGACGAAGCCGTGTGGGCGGAGGCGCCCTCCTTCCGCGGCTTCATCCAGAAGGAGCCCGTCGAAGGCGCGCCCGCCCTCAACGACTCCGAGGTCTGGATCGTCTACGACGACGAGGCCGTGTACGTGGGAGCCCGGCTGTACGACAGCGCGCCGTCCTCCATCGCGCGCAACATGATCCGACGCGACTCGGAGTACAACGGGCAGTTCGACTACTTCGAGGTGATGTTCGATCCCAACCTGGACCGGCGCACCGGGTATCGGTTCCGGGTGAGCGCGGCCAACGTGCAGACCGACCGCTACCTGTTCGACGACGGCGGCGAGGACCAGGCTTGGGATGCGGTATGGAGCTCGGGCGTCACCATCGCTCCGGACGGTTGGCACGTGGAGATGCGCATCCCGCTGTCCCAGATGCGCTACGAGCAGCGCGACGGTGTGCAGACCTGGGGCATCAACTTCGGGCGCCGGCGGGCGGCGGACAACGAGCTGACGCGCTTCGCGCTCGAGTCCAAGCTGCAGCCGGGGCGCGTCAGCCAGTTCGGGCTGCTCGAAGGCATCCGGGTGGCGTCGGCGCCACGCCGGGTCGAGCTGCGGCCGTACGTGCTGACGCGGGCGCGTCACCAGCCCACCGTGGACGGCAATCCCTTCGTCGATCCGTCCGCCTTCGGCGGACAGGTGGGGGTGGACCTGCGCTACGGCCTGGGCTCGCAGTTCACGCTCGACGCCACGCTCAATCCCGACTTCGGCCAGGTCGAGGTGGATCCGGCCGTCATCAACCTCACCGCGTTCGAGGTGTTCTTCGAGGAGCGCCGCCCCTTCTTCGTGGAGGACGCGCGCATCTTCGACTTCGATCTCTCGGGTGGCGGAAACCGCGTCTTCTACTCCCGCCGCATCGGTCGCGCCCCGCAGGGGTCGGCCCCGCCCGGCGCGGACTTCGTGGATGTCCCGGAGTCGGCCACCATCCTGGCCGCGGCCAAGCTGACCGGACGCACCCAGCGGGGCCTGTCCATCGGTGCCATGGCGGCGCTGACGGGACGCGAGACCGGGCAGGCGTTCTTCACGGATACGCGCTCGACCGAGCGCTTCGTGGCCGAGCCGCGCGGCGTGGAAGGCGTGGTCCGCGTGAGTCAGGACCTCAACGGTGGGCTGTCGCGCGTGGGCGGGCTGTTCACGGCGCTCCAGCGCGATCTGCCCGGGGACGGCAGCCTCGACGACCTGCCCACCCAGGCGTTCGGGGGCGGTGTCGACTTCGAGCACAACTGGTCGGAGCGCACCTGGGCGCTGTGGGGCTTCGCGGCCGGCAGTCACGTCCGCGGGGACTCCCTCGCGCTGCTCCGCGTCCAGCGCTCGTCCAACCACTACCTGCAACGCCCGGACCTCGATTGGTCGACGCTCGACGCCGACCGCACGTCGTTGACCGGTGCCGAGTGGCGCCTGCAGTTCGAGAAGCGACGTGGGCGCTGGACGGGAGCGCTCTGGGGCGCGCAGGTCACCTCCGGATTCGAGGTCAACGACCTGGGGTTCAGCCGCAGCCGCGAGCGGCTCGACGGCGGCGCGCGCGTGAGCCTCCAGGACGTGATCCCGGGCGCCTGGTTCCGGAACTGGTCGGTGACGGCGAGCACCTTCCACAACTGGAGCCACGAGGCCCTGCGCCACCCGCTGGAGTGGGGCTCGTGGAGGGGCGCGCACACCGCGGGCTCGTTCTCCCTCAGCGGCAACGTCACCCTGAACAACTTCTGGACCGTCAACGCCAGCTCCCGCTACAACCCGGAGAACATGAGCCGCGTGGCGACCCGCGGCGGTCCGCGCATGCGCGAGCCGGCGCTGTGGGGTGGGAGCCTGGGGATCCGCACGGACAACCGCCGGGCGGTGACGCTGGCTCCGCGCATCGACGTCTCCAAGGGCCTGGAGGACTCCATGGAGGCGCTGGCGGTGAGCGCCTCGCTCTCCCTGCAACCGTCCTCCCAGCTCCAGATCGAGCTGGAGCCCGCGTTCGAGCGCTCGCGTCAGGCCGCGCAATACGTGCTCACGACCGCGGTGCTGCCCTGGGCTCCGACCTACGGGAACCGCTATCTCTTCGCCGACCTGGACCAGCGCACCGTGTCCATGGAGACGCGCCTCAACTGGACGTTCACCCCGCAGCTCACGCTGCAGCTGTTCGCGCAGCCGTTGCTCTCCGCGGCGGACTACGTGCGCTACAAGCAGCTCGCGGCGTCGGAGACCTTCGCGTTCGATGCGTTCGCCGAAGGCACGGCCCGCGTCGGCACCACTGGTACGCTCTGCGAGGGCGGCCGTACCTGCGAGGATGCGGACCACCGGCGCTACGTCGACCTCGACGGGGACGGCCGCTCGGATCTCGACTTCCGGGACCGCGACTTCAACCTGCGTTCGCTCCGGGCCAACGCCGTGCTGCGCTGGGAGTATCGTCCGGGCTCCACGCTGTTCTTCGTGTGGCAGCGCAGCCAGACGGAGCTGGTGGACACCGGGGACTTCGACTTCGGCCGCGACGTACGCGCGCTCGGGCGCGCGGCCGCGGACGACACCTTCATCGTCAAGATGAACCTCTGGCTCTCCCTCTGA
- a CDS encoding NAD-dependent deacylase codes for MLEPSAVDPTEPAAWIAAARTVVVFSGAGVSAESGVPTFRGPEGLWRRWRPEDLATPEAFARDPRLVWDWYTWRRGLMAGCAPNAAHRAIATLQVARPGVHVVTQNVDGLHERALRAAGAEPGPERGVLELHGSIAHDRCHRCAWRSEEPRLGGPGPEEPLPTCPRCEGPVRPAVVWFGELLPQETLERAFALAGAADVCVVVGTSGLVEPAASVPRVTAAAGGRVVVVGPEPTALDALADRVLRGPAAGVLPALLAPALAGSPPRPA; via the coding sequence ATGCTTGAGCCGTCCGCCGTGGATCCGACCGAGCCCGCCGCCTGGATCGCCGCCGCGCGCACCGTCGTGGTCTTCAGCGGCGCCGGGGTGAGCGCCGAGTCCGGCGTGCCCACCTTCCGGGGACCGGAGGGTCTGTGGCGCCGCTGGCGTCCGGAGGATCTGGCCACGCCGGAGGCCTTCGCGCGCGACCCCCGTCTGGTCTGGGACTGGTACACGTGGCGGCGCGGCCTCATGGCGGGGTGCGCGCCCAACGCCGCACACCGCGCGATCGCCACGCTGCAGGTGGCCCGCCCCGGCGTGCACGTCGTCACCCAGAACGTGGATGGGCTCCACGAACGGGCGCTACGGGCCGCCGGCGCCGAGCCCGGTCCCGAGCGCGGGGTGCTGGAGCTGCACGGCTCGATCGCCCACGACCGCTGCCACCGCTGCGCCTGGCGCTCGGAGGAGCCCCGACTCGGAGGGCCGGGACCGGAGGAGCCGCTGCCCACCTGTCCGCGCTGCGAGGGCCCCGTGCGTCCCGCTGTCGTGTGGTTCGGCGAGCTGCTCCCCCAGGAGACCCTGGAGCGCGCGTTCGCGCTGGCCGGGGCGGCCGACGTGTGTGTGGTGGTGGGGACGAGCGGCCTGGTGGAGCCGGCCGCGAGCGTGCCGCGCGTCACCGCGGCGGCGGGAGGACGGGTGGTGGTGGTGGGCCCGGAGCCCACGGCGCTGGACGCGCTTGCCGACCGCGTGTTGCGCGGTCCGGCCGCAGGCGTGCTCCCGGCGCTGTTGGCCCCAGCGCTGGCGGGGAGCCCGCCGCGTCCGGCGTGA